One window from the genome of Eublepharis macularius isolate TG4126 chromosome 15, MPM_Emac_v1.0, whole genome shotgun sequence encodes:
- the CATSPER4 gene encoding cation channel sperm-associated protein 4, whose translation MPHDVPQNTGSGGRPNPDAELVEVNCKDITRIQDNWDVEEFVSHTCMGIFLHHPAFKLLLAGFIITNAFNIALRTDPTLEEKYFGFFSAIDTIVLAFLICEVLLNWYYGFSLYWKDGWNVLNFFIVVFLFLGLFIPALSDRTFFNILRIMRLMQVCTLVAGLDRMIKVILKSTPDMFNIMVLLFSIMLVFSVFGVTLFGSLVPMHFGNLGTALYTLFICITQDGWITIYNAFDDEGIALTIGGALYFFIFITCGAFICANLLVAVVTTNLEQSVTAYNEERQLQSLATDWGLTLSILEQDGMDDDARPPPPPMHLKEVMHATAMAHCQDLLSYGNLGNLNDATCDDLCVVLEAIHENLKEYREIRDELNQIVNEVRSIKFNIEQEQEIVLRNIRGSNISDTVLSSDVVQGKAGDVITTLSNLEKSNVIETEYQKGVIKTAALRARRQSLLTWL comes from the exons GATAACTGGGATGTGGAAGAGTTTGTCTCACACACGTGTATGGGGATATTCCTCCATCACCCAGCCTTCAAGCTGCTTTTGGCAGGTTTCATCATAACCAACGCGTTCAACATAGCCCTCCGAACAGATCCAACGTTAGAAGAG AAATACTTCGGGTTCTTCTCTGCCATAGATACAATTGTCCTGGCTTTCCTTATCTGCGAGGTACTTCTCAACTGGTACTATGGATTCTCGTTGTACTGGAAG GATGGCTGGAACGTCCTCAATTTTTTCATTGTGGTCTTTCTGTTCTTGGGGCTGTTCATTCCTGCGCTGTCCGACAGGACCTTTTTCAACATCCTCAG GATAATGCGACTGATGCAGGTTTGCACCTTGGTGGCCGGGCTGGATAGGATGATCAAGGTGATCCTGAAGTCCACACCTGACATGTTTAACATCATggttctgcttttttccatcatGCTG gttttttctgtgtttggtgtgACACTCTTTGGAAGCCTCGTCCCGATGCATTTCGGGAATTTGGGGACAGCCTTGTACACACTTTTCATCTGCATAACGCAGGATGGGTGGATCACCATCTATAATGCCTTTGA CGATGAAGGCATTGCCTTGACGATCGGGGGGGCCCTCTACTTCTTCATCTTCATCACCTGTGGGGCCTTCATCTGTGCGAATCTGCTTGTGGCTGTAGTGACGACAAACTTAGAGCAGTCTGTGACTGCTTACAACGAGGAACGGCAGTTGCAGTCTCT GGCCACAGACTGGGGCCTAACTCTCTCCATCCTCGAGCAGGATGGCATGGACGATGATGCCCGCCCACCTCCGCCACCCATGCACCTGAAAGAAGTCATGCATGCCACAGCCATGGCCCATTGCCAGGATCTGCTGAGCTACGGTAACTTGGGTAACCTGAACGATGCCACCTGTGACGATCTCTGCGTCGTCCTGGAAGCCATCCACGAGAACCTAAAGGAATACCGGGAGATCCGGGATGAGCTCAATCA GATAGTCAACGAGgtgagatccatcaagttcaataTTGAGCAGGAACAAGAGATCGTTCTACGAAACATCCGTGGGTCCAACATCTCAGATACTGTGTTGTCGAGCGATGTCGtgcaaggaaaggctggagaTGTCATCACCACACTGTCAAACCTGGAAAAG TCGAACGTGATTGAAACAGAATACCAGAAAGGAGTGATCAAAACAGCAGCCTTGAGAGCACGGAGGCAGTCCTTGCTAACG TGGCtctag